Part of the Chloracidobacterium thermophilum B genome is shown below.
GGGCGGCGATATGCCCCGGCAACCCGCTGTGATACAAGTTCCAGAAACGCTGGAATTTTCTGCTGGAGTATCGTAACGCGCTCCTGGGTTGTGCTGGTGGGAGAGGGTGTCATGCCATTGCCGATTCAAGCCCCAATGGAAAAGATTGAGGCGTTCTGCCGTAGAAGGTGCAGCGCCTGTGGCTGTCTGGATCGGTTCTGCGGCAGGAACTGGGCGAGATTCTGGGACGTCCGGTGGACCTGGTTGAGCGGCAGTGCGTGGAACACAGCAACAACTGGATTCATCGCCGTCATATTCTGGAGAGTGCGCAGACGTTCTATGTGGCGCGATGGGCAACCTTACTGGACATCGCCCTTGCCACCCGCCGGATCGCCGCTTTCGTCAAGGAATCAGACGTTACCGTCTGAAGATTCCTGCCGGAGATGGTAATGTTGTCCATTGCCAATCAACTCCCGGAAAACCCTGCTGGAGACATAGCCATGGCCCTGCGCATTGAACTGTCACACGAAGCGATTGCCGATTTTTGTCGGCGCTGGCGCATCAGGGAATTCGCCATCTTCGGTTCAGCATTGCGCGAGGATTTCCGGCCCGATAGCGATGTGGATGTGTTGGTCACTTTTGAGCCGGGTGTCCACTGGGGGTTTCATGACCAGTCGGAGATGACCCGTGAACTGGAGTCTTTGTTCGGACGCAAGGTGGACTTGGTCGAACGGCGACTGGTTGAGCAGGGCAGGAACTATATCCGGCGCAAACATATCCTGAGTCACCTGGAGCACATCTATGTGGCGTGACTCGGCTCTTTTGCTCGACAGGCTCATTGCTGCCCGAGAATCCCGCGAGTTCTGTAAGGACCTGACCTGGGGGGTATTTCAACAGAGTTCCCTGCACCAGCACGCCATCGCCAAAGCCTTGGAGAACATTGGTGAGGCAGCGCGCAAGGTCTCCGACGAGACGAGAGCCGCGCATCCTGAGATTCCGTGGTTCCAGATCATTGGACTGCGCCACCGAATCGCCCACGATTACTTTCACCTTGACCTGACGAGAATGTGGGAGATTGTCCAACATGATGTGCCGGCGTTGATCGGGATGATTGAGCCACTGGTGCCCCCGGAGGAACCATGAAAGCACCAGAACTCGAACCACTGCCTGCGAAGCAGATGATCACGTGAAAAAGCTGTTCAAATAGCTTCCTTCCAGCAGCGTGACGCGCACCGGTCGTGCCGTACGCCCCCTTGTTCCCTAGCCTGCAATGCGCCCGCGGCACTCCCCAAAGCCAATCCGCCGGAAGCCGTCACGCTCACAAAAACCCCGCAGCGTCACTTCATCGCCGTCTTCCAGGAACCGCCGCGTTTCGCCGGACGGCAACGCCAGTGGTTCGCTGCCCCGCCAGGTCAGCTCCAGCAAACACCCCCGCGCGTCTTTCGTCGGGCCCGAAACCGTGCCACTCCCCAACAGGTCTCCCGGCTGAAGGTCACAGCCGTTGCTCGTGTGATGGGCAATCATCTGCGCCGGCGTCCAGTAGAGGTCGCGCAGCCGGCTCTGACTCAACCGTACCGGCGGCAATCCCTGCTCCCGCATCCGGGCCGTGGTCAAAAAAACTTCCAGCGTGACATCAAAGCCCCCGCCGGACTGATCAGCCTCATTCCACAGATAATCAAGCGGCGCCGGATCACCCTCCGGCCGCGCCATCGCCGGACAGCGGAACGGCGCCAGGGCATCCCGCGTCACCACCCACGGCGAAACACTCGTGGCAAAACTTTTGGAAAGAAACGGCCCCAGCGGCTGGTACTCCCAGGCCTGAATATCCCGCGCCGACCAGTCATTGAGCAGACACAGACCAAAGATATGTCCTTCCGCTTCGGCAATGGGAATCGGCTCGCCAAGCCGGTTGCCCCGTCCGACGAGAATACCAACCTCCAACTCATAGTCGAGCAGGCGTGAAGGGCCAAAAACCGGCGGCGCTTCCGGGTCGGGACGGGTCTGCCCCTGCGGCCGCCGGACGGGCGTCCCACTGACGACCACCGACGATGCCCGGCCGTGATAGCCAATTGGAATGTACTTGTAGTTCGGCAGCAGCGGATTGTCAGGACGGAACATCGCGCCGACGTTCGTCGCGTGAAAGACCGAGGCGTAAAAATCCGTGTAGTTTTTGAACTCCAGCGGCCGGTGCATGGTCACAGCCGCCTGCGGCAGCAACCACGGCGACAACCGCGCCTGCCGGGTTGTGACACCGGCCGCCCCTTCCCACAGGGCGTCGGACAACCACCGCCGCCCAGCCGTTACCGCCTCCGGCGGCAGGGCGCACACAGCCGCCAGGTCACCGGTCGCACAAGCCGCAAAAAACGCGGCGGCAGCGCCGGCTTCCACAGGCGAAAGCGTCGCCGCCAGGCGGGTCAGATCAAGCACCTGGTCGCCAATGGCGACACCCAGCCGGGGCGCTGGCTGAGCAGGTTCTGAAAAACGTCCCAAAGGCAGGTTCTGAAGGGGAAACTCCGTGTCAGCCGCATTGGCTGATGCGACCCAACTCTGGCGGCTGGCGTCGTGGGTGAAATCAAGCATCGGTTTTGTTCCGGTTGGATGGCCGGCCCCTTATGAAAGCAACAGTTCAAGGTCGGCGCGTTCGAGCTGGCGCAGAAGGCTATTGTCGGCCGTAATGATGGCGTCGGCAAGCTCCTGCTTGGTCGCCTGCAACTCCAGGACTTTTTCCTCGACGGTATCCCGGACGATGAGCCGGTAGGCAAATACCGGGCGCACCTGCCCAATCCGGTGCGCGCGGTCAATGGCCTGGGCCTCTACGGCCGGATTCCACCACGGATCGAGCAAAAACACATACTCCGCCGCTGTGAGATTGAGGCCCTGGCCTCCAGCCCGCAGGCTGATGAGAAAAAGCTGACAGTTCGGGTCCTGCTGGAAACGCTCCACCCGTTCCTGGCGATTGCGCGTGCGCCCATCGAGGTATTCGTAGGTGATGCCGTCGGCGTCGAGGCGCTTCCGAATCAGCGCCAGCAGGCTTGTAAACTGCGAGAAGACCAGTACCTTGGAGCCACTTTCGAGCACTTCCGCCAGGTGCATAAAAAACGTATCCAGCTTGGCGCTTGGTCCATCTGCCCGCGCCGGGTCGAGCAGTCCCGGATGACAGGCTGCCTGCCGCAGCCGCAGCAACGCTTCCAGAATCTGAAGGCGCGTGCGCTGAAGCCCTTTGGTATCCACCAGGCCCAGCAGGGTCCGGCGGTAGTGGTCACGGAGTTCGTTGTACGCCTGGCGCTGCTCAGGTTCCATTTCGCAGTAAATCGTCTGCTCGGTCTTGGGCGGCAGGTCACGCGCCACCTGCTCTTTCGTGCGGCGCAGGATGAAGGGCCGCAGCGCGCGGGCCAGCAGCGGTTGCAGCTCGGCATCCACCGTCCGCCCGCCGGACGCCGTGAGTTGAAACACCGAGGCCGCGCCGAGCATGCCCGGATTGAGAAACTCGAACAGACTCCACAACTCCCCCAGGTGGTTCTCTACCGGCGTCCCGCTCAGCGCCAACCGGTGGCGGCAGTTGAGCAGGCGGGCGGCCTTGGCCGATTCACTGCGGGCATTCTTGATGGCCTGGGCTTCGTCCAGGATGACGTAATCGAAAGCAAAGTCCTTGAGCAGCAGAATGTCGCGGCGCAGCGTGCCGTAGGTCGTCAGAATGAGATCGTAGTCAGCAAACTGCTCAATGGAGCGCGCCCGACCCACGCCGGTGTGTTCCAGCACCCGCATCCGGGGTGTGAACTTCCCGGCTTCCTGCCGCCAGTTGAACACCAGCGACCGGGGTGCCACCACGAGCGAGGGCGGCAGGCCTTCGGTCTGCCGCCGTACCCGCCGGGTTTCGAGCAGCGCCAGGGTCTGCGCCGTTTTCCCCAGTCCCATGGCATCGGCCAGACAGCCGCCAAACCCAAACCGCTGCAGAAACAGCAGCCAGCCCAGCCCTTCCCGCTGGTAGGGACGCAACTCGCCGACAAAACCGGGAGGTTCCAGTGCCGGCTCAACACCGCTGAAACGGTGCAGTTGTTCACGCAGCGCCTGAAAGCGGGCGTCCACCCGCACTTCCGGCTGTGCCGCCAGCAGGGTATCCAGCAGGCTGATCTGGGCGCTGGAAAACCGCAGATGACCGTCTTCCACTTCGCCCAGCGTCGCCAGAAAGCCATACCGCTCGAACCATTCCTCAGACAGTACACCCAGCGAGCCATCGGACAGCGGGACCACCGTCTCCCCCTGCCGCAACGCCCGGAGGAGTTCCGGCAGGTGGGCCGTCGCCGTTCCAAAATCACAGTTGCCGTGCAGCTCGAACCAGTCCACCCCGGAACGGACTTCCAGCGCAAAACTCTGAAGTGGACGAAACAAACGCCCTTCCGACTCAATCCGCCACCCCTGCAGCACCAGGTCGCGCACCAGCGCCGGCAGACGTTTGACCGGAACCCGGTATTCCGGCGTTCCCGCCTGACTGCGGTCCGGGCGCAGACCCAACGCTCGCAACTGCTCAGCCGCCGCCCGTTCCCGGACAAGATCGCGCCGGATGAAGCGCCGCCGGGGAGCATCAAAGATGCCCGGCTGGACGCTTGTGGCTTCCAGCCAGTGACCTTCGTACTCAAAACCCAACGTTGCCCCCAACCAGCCCTCACCGGGACGCCCTTCACCGGCCCGCAGCCGCAGCACCGGCAGGGGCTGCCCCTGGCAGGTTTCAAACCGCAGGTCTTCCGGCAGTGTCACCGGCGGCAGCGTCGGCAACCGCAACAGCTTTTCCACCAGGTCGGGGCCGTCTTCGAGCGGAATCCGCACGGCTTCTGACCTGCGCAGCAGACCAATCCAGTAGAAAGCACCTTCATCCTGGAGCGGCGCAACGGAGACCTCCGAGAACACCAGGCCGCCGGCCAGCAGCAGCCGGGGCGCTGACAGCGGCAGCCATTCCTCCCCCCGGCGCAGCCCGCCGACCAACACGTAGTGCGGCGGCGTTTCCACCCGCTGGACCTCAAGCTGCATCCGCCACCCTTCCGGCTCCCACCGCAGCGGTGGACGCTGCACGACCTGCGCCGGGGCGTCGGCCTCATCCGCCATCTGCAACCAGCACCGCCCGGTGGCGCACAGCAGCGGCATGACGACCGTCAACGCCGTGGTGGGAATTCGCACCGATGACGGCACCGGTGCTGCATCCATTGCCTGCTCCCAGTCCACATGCTCCCGAATGCCGCTCAACAGGGCGAGTGCCTGCCGGTCCCGCTCATCGGGCAGGGTCGCAATCTGGCCGACGGTCAGGCCTGACGCCCGCAGCCGGCCCCATTCGCCATCGAGTTTGCGTGTGCGCGAAAACACATCCACGACGAGCATGCCGTGGGCGAGTGTCCGCGCCATGTTGACGAGGTAGAGAATTTCCTGTTCGGCGACATCCGTAGCGGCCAGACGGGCCTGCTGTCCAAGTTGGGCAAACCAGCGCCGCCACCCGGTGGTGGAGATGGCAGCCGGGGCGCTGTCCCCCCTGGAAGACACCAGGCCACCACCCGTTTCCTCGTCCGACTCATCGCCTTCATCCGGGCGCTCCAGCTCGGCCATCAACAGCCGAAAGGGCCGGTTGACCGGTGGCGCAGGTAGCCGCTTCTGCTCCTCGGCCAAGCGTACCGTCGCCCAGATGTGCTTGCAAACCTGCCCTTCCTCGAAATAGGGGCAGGTACAGGACACGACGAGCACATCATCGTCGTGCAGCAGCTCGACCCGGTAGGTCATCCGCCCCCGAACGTTGGCCGTTATCGTGTCGCCCTGGGCTTCGACGGCTGTCACCCGGCCTTCACGCAGCAGTGCCTCGCCACGCTCGCGCACCTCCGGCGCAAAGGCTTCGGCAATCCGCTGCGAAACGGAATGGGCAGCCCCATCTCCCGGACGGGAAGAAACAGGCGCGACGGGCAAGGCGGACGGCGTGGAACGGTTCATTGCATCACCAGGGTGGGCCAACCGACATGACCGCCCACCAAAGCGTAGGAAGATAGTCGGGCCGGTTGCGAACGACAACCATCCGGCGAAGTTTCCAGACTGTCGTGGGTCGTCTGCGCCACCCACTGGCAGGTGTTTGGCAGAAGCCCCATCCATCTCAAGCCGGCTTTGTGCTAGCATCGCGCCACACTGTAACCACTCTGTATCCTGTTGTCTGACGACCTCAAATCCCATGACGGACACTACCTTTCCGGTCGCGGAACTGCTGCGTTACCCAACCCTTGATGCCCTGCTTCAGTCGCCGGACAACCTGGCGGCGCTCCGCCGGCAGCTCGATGCCACCCGGCATGCCCTTGACCGCGTCATCCGTCAGGGGGGCAAAGCCGAAGTGACGACGGCCTCGCAGGCGGCACAAGCCTGGCATATCGTAGGCAAGCTGCTGGATGATATGGCTGCCCTGTACCAGCAACAGAACCCGTCCTGACGGCAATCAGTTCGTCCGGCCATCACCTGCCGATCAGCCACCCTCCCGACACTGGACGCAACAACAGCCGGTTGCCGACGATAACCTTGGATGAGGCAAGCCTCTCAACACCTGCAAAATGTGCTCAGGAGACCTCGATTATGCCCGATGCCATCATCAGTGGACTGCAACCTCCTACCTCCTCACCGTACAACTATCAGCCG
Proteins encoded:
- a CDS encoding nucleotidyltransferase family protein, with product MALRIELSHEAIADFCRRWRIREFAIFGSALREDFRPDSDVDVLVTFEPGVHWGFHDQSEMTRELESLFGRKVDLVERRLVEQGRNYIRRKHILSHLEHIYVA
- a CDS encoding HepT-like ribonuclease domain-containing protein — translated: MWRDSALLLDRLIAARESREFCKDLTWGVFQQSSLHQHAIAKALENIGEAARKVSDETRAAHPEIPWFQIIGLRHRIAHDYFHLDLTRMWEIVQHDVPALIGMIEPLVPPEEP
- the fahA gene encoding fumarylacetoacetase — encoded protein: MLDFTHDASRQSWVASANAADTEFPLQNLPLGRFSEPAQPAPRLGVAIGDQVLDLTRLAATLSPVEAGAAAAFFAACATGDLAAVCALPPEAVTAGRRWLSDALWEGAAGVTTRQARLSPWLLPQAAVTMHRPLEFKNYTDFYASVFHATNVGAMFRPDNPLLPNYKYIPIGYHGRASSVVVSGTPVRRPQGQTRPDPEAPPVFGPSRLLDYELEVGILVGRGNRLGEPIPIAEAEGHIFGLCLLNDWSARDIQAWEYQPLGPFLSKSFATSVSPWVVTRDALAPFRCPAMARPEGDPAPLDYLWNEADQSGGGFDVTLEVFLTTARMREQGLPPVRLSQSRLRDLYWTPAQMIAHHTSNGCDLQPGDLLGSGTVSGPTKDARGCLLELTWRGSEPLALPSGETRRFLEDGDEVTLRGFCERDGFRRIGFGECRGRIAG
- a CDS encoding DEAD/DEAH box helicase, which produces MNRSTPSALPVAPVSSRPGDGAAHSVSQRIAEAFAPEVRERGEALLREGRVTAVEAQGDTITANVRGRMTYRVELLHDDDVLVVSCTCPYFEEGQVCKHIWATVRLAEEQKRLPAPPVNRPFRLLMAELERPDEGDESDEETGGGLVSSRGDSAPAAISTTGWRRWFAQLGQQARLAATDVAEQEILYLVNMARTLAHGMLVVDVFSRTRKLDGEWGRLRASGLTVGQIATLPDERDRQALALLSGIREHVDWEQAMDAAPVPSSVRIPTTALTVVMPLLCATGRCWLQMADEADAPAQVVQRPPLRWEPEGWRMQLEVQRVETPPHYVLVGGLRRGEEWLPLSAPRLLLAGGLVFSEVSVAPLQDEGAFYWIGLLRRSEAVRIPLEDGPDLVEKLLRLPTLPPVTLPEDLRFETCQGQPLPVLRLRAGEGRPGEGWLGATLGFEYEGHWLEATSVQPGIFDAPRRRFIRRDLVRERAAAEQLRALGLRPDRSQAGTPEYRVPVKRLPALVRDLVLQGWRIESEGRLFRPLQSFALEVRSGVDWFELHGNCDFGTATAHLPELLRALRQGETVVPLSDGSLGVLSEEWFERYGFLATLGEVEDGHLRFSSAQISLLDTLLAAQPEVRVDARFQALREQLHRFSGVEPALEPPGFVGELRPYQREGLGWLLFLQRFGFGGCLADAMGLGKTAQTLALLETRRVRRQTEGLPPSLVVAPRSLVFNWRQEAGKFTPRMRVLEHTGVGRARSIEQFADYDLILTTYGTLRRDILLLKDFAFDYVILDEAQAIKNARSESAKAARLLNCRHRLALSGTPVENHLGELWSLFEFLNPGMLGAASVFQLTASGGRTVDAELQPLLARALRPFILRRTKEQVARDLPPKTEQTIYCEMEPEQRQAYNELRDHYRRTLLGLVDTKGLQRTRLQILEALLRLRQAACHPGLLDPARADGPSAKLDTFFMHLAEVLESGSKVLVFSQFTSLLALIRKRLDADGITYEYLDGRTRNRQERVERFQQDPNCQLFLISLRAGGQGLNLTAAEYVFLLDPWWNPAVEAQAIDRAHRIGQVRPVFAYRLIVRDTVEEKVLELQATKQELADAIITADNSLLRQLERADLELLLS